In the genome of Meles meles chromosome 16, mMelMel3.1 paternal haplotype, whole genome shotgun sequence, one region contains:
- the ABCG5 gene encoding ATP-binding cassette sub-family G member 5 isoform X1 has product MNEFPSLTPMGSLENQLHRDPQNSPDEGPIAASKPRHSLGILHVSYHVSHQAGPWWDFTSCRQRWDRQILKDVSLYVESGQILCILGSSGSGKTTLLDAMSGRLRRTGTFLGEVFVNGQPLRREQFQDCFSYVQQSDTLLSNLTVRETLRYTALLAVRHGSPKFFQRKVDAVMVELSLSHMADRLIGSCNLGGISNGERRRVSIAAQLLQDPKFMLFDEPTTGLDCMTANQIVVLLAELAHRDRIVIVTIHQPRSELFQLFDKIAILSYGELVFCGTPAEMLDFFSGCSYPCPEHSNPFDFYMDLTSVDTQSKEREIETYRRVQMIESAYKESAIYRKTLENIERTKHLKTLPMVPFKTKDSPGALSKLDVLLRRVTRNLMRNKLAVLMRLVQNLIMGLFLIFYLLRVPSDVLKGAVQDRVGLLYQFVGATPYTGMLNAVNLFPVLRAVSDQESQDGLYQKWQMLLAYVLHALPFSVLATMIFSSVCYWTLGLYPEVARFGYFSAALLAPHLIGEFLTLVLLGMVQNPNVVNSLVALLCIAGILVGSGLVRTIHVWVRKLSLDLTLLQSSHCEDSQAACGSLERGLTQESETSSALYLPHDRGNTEEMSIPFKIFSYFTFQKYCSEILIVNEFYGQNFTCGSSNGSVTTNPMCVFTQGITFIERICPGATSRFTTNFLTLYAFIPVLVFLGIVVFKIRDHLISR; this is encoded by the exons ATGAATGAATTCCCATCTTTGACCCCTATGGGGTCCTTGGAGAACCAATTACACAGAGACCCCCAGAACTCCCCAGATGAGGGTCCCATAGCTGCTTCAAAGCCTCGACACAGCCTGGGCATTCTCCATGTCTCCTACCATGTCAG CCACCAAGCTGGGCCCTGGTGGGACTTCACATCTTGCCGGCAACGATGGGACAGGCAGATCCTCAAAGATGTCTCCTTGTACGTCGAGAGCGGGCAGATCCTGTGCATCTTAGGGAGCTCAG GCTCAGGGAAAACCACACTGCTGGATGCCATGTCTGGGAGGCTGCGGCGCACGGGGACCTTCCTCGGGGAGGTGTTTGTTAACGGCCAACCACTGCGCAGGGAGCAGTTCCAGGACTGCTTCTCCTATGTCCAGCAG AGCGACACACTGCTGAGCAACCTGACCGTGCGGGAGACTCTGCGCTACACTGCACTGCTGGCTGTGCGCCATGGCTCCCCGAAGTTTTTCCAGAGGAAG GTGGATGCAGTTATGGTGGAGCTGAGTCTGAGCCACATGGCAGATCGACTGATTGGCAGCTGCAACCTTGGGGGGATTTCCAATGGCGAGCGGCGCCGGGTCTCCATCGCAGCCCAGCTCCTCCAGGATCCCA AGTTCATGTTGTTTGATGAGCCTACCACAGGCCTGGACTGCATGACAGCAAATCAGATCGTTGTCCTCCTGGCAGAGCTGGCTCACAGGGACCGCATTGTGATTGTCACCATCCAtcagccacgctctgagctcttCCAG CTCTTTGATAAAATCGCCATTCTGAGCTACGGAGAGCTGGTTTTCTGTGGGACGCCAGCAGAAATGCTTGATTTCTTCAGTGGTTGCAGTTACCCTTGTCCCGAACATTCAAACCCTTTTGACTTTTATA tggacCTGACGTCAGTGGATACCCAAAGCAAAGAACGGGAAATAGAAACCTACAGGAGAGTTCAAATGATTGAATCTGCCTACAAAGAATCAGCAATTTATCGCAAAACCTTGGAGAATATTGAAAGAACAAAACACCTGAAAACATTACCAATGGTTCCTTTCAAAACCAAAGATTCTCCTGGAGCTCTCTCTAAACTGGATGTTCTCTTGAG GAGAGTGACAAGGAACTTAATGAGAAATAAGTTGGCGGTGCTGATGCGCCTTGTTCAGAATCTGATCATGGGTTTGTTCCTCATCTTCTACCTTCTGCGGGTGCCGAGTGATGTGCTGAAGGGTGCTGTCCAGGACCGTGTGGGGCTCCTGTACCAGTTTGTGGGTGCCACCCCATACACAGGCATGCTGAATGCTGTCAATCTGT TTCCTGTGCTGCGAGCTGTCAGCGACCAGGAGAGCCAAGATGGCTTGTACCAGAAGTGGCAGATGCTGCTGGCCTATGTGCTGCATGCGCTCCCCTTCAGTGTCCTTGCCACCATGATATTCAGCAGTGTATGCTACTG GACTCTGGGCTTATATCCCGAAGTTGCCAGATTTGGGTATTTCTCTGCTGCTCTCTTGGCCCCCCACTTAATTGGTGAATTTCTAACTCTTGTGCTACTTGGTATGGTCCAAAACCCAAATGTGGTCAACAGCTTAGTAGCTCTGCTCTGCATTGCTGGGATACTTGTGGGCTCTGGATTAGTAAG AACAATCCATGTTTGGGTAAGAAAACTCAGCTTAGACTTGACTTTGCTCCAGTCAAGCCACTGTGAAGACTCCCAGGCTGCATGTGGCTCCCTGGAGAGAGGACTGACCCAGGAGTCAGAGACTTCCTCTGCCTTGTATCTGCCACATGACCGCGG aaacacAGAAGAAATGTCCATTCCTTTTAAAATCTTCAGTTATTTTACATTCCAAAAATACTGCTCTGAGATTCTTATAGTCAATGAGTTCTATGGACAGAATTTCACTTGTG GCAGCTCAAATGGTTCTGTGACAACTAATCCAATGTGTGTCTTCACTCAAGGAATTACATTTATTGAGAGAATCTGCCCGGGTGCAACATCCAGATTCACAACAAACTTTCTGACTCTGTATGCCTTTATCCCAGTTCTTGTTTTCCTAGGaatagttgtttttaaaataagggaTCATCTCATTAGCAGATAG
- the ABCG5 gene encoding ATP-binding cassette sub-family G member 5 isoform X2: protein MNEFPSLTPMGSLENQLHRDPQNSPDEGPIAASKPRHSLGILHVSYHVSHQAGPWWDFTSCRQRWDRQILKDVSLYVESGQILCILGSSGSGKTTLLDAMSGRLRRTGTFLGEVFVNGQPLRREQFQDCFSYVQQSDTLLSNLTVRETLRYTALLAVRHGSPKFFQRKVDAVMVELSLSHMADRLIGSCNLGGISNGERRRVSIAAQLLQDPKFMLFDEPTTGLDCMTANQIVVLLAELAHRDRIVIVTIHQPRSELFQLFDKIAILSYGELVFCGTPAEMLDFFSGCSYPCPEHSNPFDFYMDLTSVDTQSKEREIETYRRVQMIESAYKESAIYRKTLENIERTKHLKTLPMVPFKTKDSPGALSKLDVLLRRVTRNLMRNKLAVLMRLVQNLIMGLFLIFYLLRVPSDVLKGAVQDRVGLLYQFVGATPYTGMLNAVNLFPVLRAVSDQESQDGLYQKWQMLLAYVLHALPFSVLATMIFSSVCYWTLGLYPEVARFGYFSAALLAPHLIGEFLTLVLLGMVQNPNVVNSLVALLCIAGILVGSGLVRNTEEMSIPFKIFSYFTFQKYCSEILIVNEFYGQNFTCGSSNGSVTTNPMCVFTQGITFIERICPGATSRFTTNFLTLYAFIPVLVFLGIVVFKIRDHLISR, encoded by the exons ATGAATGAATTCCCATCTTTGACCCCTATGGGGTCCTTGGAGAACCAATTACACAGAGACCCCCAGAACTCCCCAGATGAGGGTCCCATAGCTGCTTCAAAGCCTCGACACAGCCTGGGCATTCTCCATGTCTCCTACCATGTCAG CCACCAAGCTGGGCCCTGGTGGGACTTCACATCTTGCCGGCAACGATGGGACAGGCAGATCCTCAAAGATGTCTCCTTGTACGTCGAGAGCGGGCAGATCCTGTGCATCTTAGGGAGCTCAG GCTCAGGGAAAACCACACTGCTGGATGCCATGTCTGGGAGGCTGCGGCGCACGGGGACCTTCCTCGGGGAGGTGTTTGTTAACGGCCAACCACTGCGCAGGGAGCAGTTCCAGGACTGCTTCTCCTATGTCCAGCAG AGCGACACACTGCTGAGCAACCTGACCGTGCGGGAGACTCTGCGCTACACTGCACTGCTGGCTGTGCGCCATGGCTCCCCGAAGTTTTTCCAGAGGAAG GTGGATGCAGTTATGGTGGAGCTGAGTCTGAGCCACATGGCAGATCGACTGATTGGCAGCTGCAACCTTGGGGGGATTTCCAATGGCGAGCGGCGCCGGGTCTCCATCGCAGCCCAGCTCCTCCAGGATCCCA AGTTCATGTTGTTTGATGAGCCTACCACAGGCCTGGACTGCATGACAGCAAATCAGATCGTTGTCCTCCTGGCAGAGCTGGCTCACAGGGACCGCATTGTGATTGTCACCATCCAtcagccacgctctgagctcttCCAG CTCTTTGATAAAATCGCCATTCTGAGCTACGGAGAGCTGGTTTTCTGTGGGACGCCAGCAGAAATGCTTGATTTCTTCAGTGGTTGCAGTTACCCTTGTCCCGAACATTCAAACCCTTTTGACTTTTATA tggacCTGACGTCAGTGGATACCCAAAGCAAAGAACGGGAAATAGAAACCTACAGGAGAGTTCAAATGATTGAATCTGCCTACAAAGAATCAGCAATTTATCGCAAAACCTTGGAGAATATTGAAAGAACAAAACACCTGAAAACATTACCAATGGTTCCTTTCAAAACCAAAGATTCTCCTGGAGCTCTCTCTAAACTGGATGTTCTCTTGAG GAGAGTGACAAGGAACTTAATGAGAAATAAGTTGGCGGTGCTGATGCGCCTTGTTCAGAATCTGATCATGGGTTTGTTCCTCATCTTCTACCTTCTGCGGGTGCCGAGTGATGTGCTGAAGGGTGCTGTCCAGGACCGTGTGGGGCTCCTGTACCAGTTTGTGGGTGCCACCCCATACACAGGCATGCTGAATGCTGTCAATCTGT TTCCTGTGCTGCGAGCTGTCAGCGACCAGGAGAGCCAAGATGGCTTGTACCAGAAGTGGCAGATGCTGCTGGCCTATGTGCTGCATGCGCTCCCCTTCAGTGTCCTTGCCACCATGATATTCAGCAGTGTATGCTACTG GACTCTGGGCTTATATCCCGAAGTTGCCAGATTTGGGTATTTCTCTGCTGCTCTCTTGGCCCCCCACTTAATTGGTGAATTTCTAACTCTTGTGCTACTTGGTATGGTCCAAAACCCAAATGTGGTCAACAGCTTAGTAGCTCTGCTCTGCATTGCTGGGATACTTGTGGGCTCTGGATTAGTAAG aaacacAGAAGAAATGTCCATTCCTTTTAAAATCTTCAGTTATTTTACATTCCAAAAATACTGCTCTGAGATTCTTATAGTCAATGAGTTCTATGGACAGAATTTCACTTGTG GCAGCTCAAATGGTTCTGTGACAACTAATCCAATGTGTGTCTTCACTCAAGGAATTACATTTATTGAGAGAATCTGCCCGGGTGCAACATCCAGATTCACAACAAACTTTCTGACTCTGTATGCCTTTATCCCAGTTCTTGTTTTCCTAGGaatagttgtttttaaaataagggaTCATCTCATTAGCAGATAG
- the ABCG5 gene encoding ATP-binding cassette sub-family G member 5 isoform X3, producing MSPTMSGSGKTTLLDAMSGRLRRTGTFLGEVFVNGQPLRREQFQDCFSYVQQSDTLLSNLTVRETLRYTALLAVRHGSPKFFQRKVDAVMVELSLSHMADRLIGSCNLGGISNGERRRVSIAAQLLQDPKFMLFDEPTTGLDCMTANQIVVLLAELAHRDRIVIVTIHQPRSELFQLFDKIAILSYGELVFCGTPAEMLDFFSGCSYPCPEHSNPFDFYMDLTSVDTQSKEREIETYRRVQMIESAYKESAIYRKTLENIERTKHLKTLPMVPFKTKDSPGALSKLDVLLRRVTRNLMRNKLAVLMRLVQNLIMGLFLIFYLLRVPSDVLKGAVQDRVGLLYQFVGATPYTGMLNAVNLFPVLRAVSDQESQDGLYQKWQMLLAYVLHALPFSVLATMIFSSVCYWTLGLYPEVARFGYFSAALLAPHLIGEFLTLVLLGMVQNPNVVNSLVALLCIAGILVGSGLVRTIHVWVRKLSLDLTLLQSSHCEDSQAACGSLERGLTQESETSSALYLPHDRGNTEEMSIPFKIFSYFTFQKYCSEILIVNEFYGQNFTCGSSNGSVTTNPMCVFTQGITFIERICPGATSRFTTNFLTLYAFIPVLVFLGIVVFKIRDHLISR from the exons ATGTCTCCTACCATGTCAG GCTCAGGGAAAACCACACTGCTGGATGCCATGTCTGGGAGGCTGCGGCGCACGGGGACCTTCCTCGGGGAGGTGTTTGTTAACGGCCAACCACTGCGCAGGGAGCAGTTCCAGGACTGCTTCTCCTATGTCCAGCAG AGCGACACACTGCTGAGCAACCTGACCGTGCGGGAGACTCTGCGCTACACTGCACTGCTGGCTGTGCGCCATGGCTCCCCGAAGTTTTTCCAGAGGAAG GTGGATGCAGTTATGGTGGAGCTGAGTCTGAGCCACATGGCAGATCGACTGATTGGCAGCTGCAACCTTGGGGGGATTTCCAATGGCGAGCGGCGCCGGGTCTCCATCGCAGCCCAGCTCCTCCAGGATCCCA AGTTCATGTTGTTTGATGAGCCTACCACAGGCCTGGACTGCATGACAGCAAATCAGATCGTTGTCCTCCTGGCAGAGCTGGCTCACAGGGACCGCATTGTGATTGTCACCATCCAtcagccacgctctgagctcttCCAG CTCTTTGATAAAATCGCCATTCTGAGCTACGGAGAGCTGGTTTTCTGTGGGACGCCAGCAGAAATGCTTGATTTCTTCAGTGGTTGCAGTTACCCTTGTCCCGAACATTCAAACCCTTTTGACTTTTATA tggacCTGACGTCAGTGGATACCCAAAGCAAAGAACGGGAAATAGAAACCTACAGGAGAGTTCAAATGATTGAATCTGCCTACAAAGAATCAGCAATTTATCGCAAAACCTTGGAGAATATTGAAAGAACAAAACACCTGAAAACATTACCAATGGTTCCTTTCAAAACCAAAGATTCTCCTGGAGCTCTCTCTAAACTGGATGTTCTCTTGAG GAGAGTGACAAGGAACTTAATGAGAAATAAGTTGGCGGTGCTGATGCGCCTTGTTCAGAATCTGATCATGGGTTTGTTCCTCATCTTCTACCTTCTGCGGGTGCCGAGTGATGTGCTGAAGGGTGCTGTCCAGGACCGTGTGGGGCTCCTGTACCAGTTTGTGGGTGCCACCCCATACACAGGCATGCTGAATGCTGTCAATCTGT TTCCTGTGCTGCGAGCTGTCAGCGACCAGGAGAGCCAAGATGGCTTGTACCAGAAGTGGCAGATGCTGCTGGCCTATGTGCTGCATGCGCTCCCCTTCAGTGTCCTTGCCACCATGATATTCAGCAGTGTATGCTACTG GACTCTGGGCTTATATCCCGAAGTTGCCAGATTTGGGTATTTCTCTGCTGCTCTCTTGGCCCCCCACTTAATTGGTGAATTTCTAACTCTTGTGCTACTTGGTATGGTCCAAAACCCAAATGTGGTCAACAGCTTAGTAGCTCTGCTCTGCATTGCTGGGATACTTGTGGGCTCTGGATTAGTAAG AACAATCCATGTTTGGGTAAGAAAACTCAGCTTAGACTTGACTTTGCTCCAGTCAAGCCACTGTGAAGACTCCCAGGCTGCATGTGGCTCCCTGGAGAGAGGACTGACCCAGGAGTCAGAGACTTCCTCTGCCTTGTATCTGCCACATGACCGCGG aaacacAGAAGAAATGTCCATTCCTTTTAAAATCTTCAGTTATTTTACATTCCAAAAATACTGCTCTGAGATTCTTATAGTCAATGAGTTCTATGGACAGAATTTCACTTGTG GCAGCTCAAATGGTTCTGTGACAACTAATCCAATGTGTGTCTTCACTCAAGGAATTACATTTATTGAGAGAATCTGCCCGGGTGCAACATCCAGATTCACAACAAACTTTCTGACTCTGTATGCCTTTATCCCAGTTCTTGTTTTCCTAGGaatagttgtttttaaaataagggaTCATCTCATTAGCAGATAG